Proteins co-encoded in one uncultured Bacteroides sp. genomic window:
- a CDS encoding acyltransferase family protein — translation MEKRVKYLDLIKFFAIYCVLLGHAMQFIGKNFWSNPVWEFIYSFHLPLFMIISGYFFSSSLQLSFGSFLRKKTAQLILPPLVWYFILCLLYCFINPFINEKTALKFSVHGLISSFWFLKSLFGCYLIVFLSMKLIKNQLAACLITCIALCLIPFGDLLSINFLLPFFWIGFFFQKYRVSVEKKALFLWKGCLVLFALSLIFWNGNYTIYNNPIELLSFSPFHFAFDCFQVMLFRFFIGLVGSFFFIFSIQMLYKRSENNKLVDICCVMGKYTLGIYLLQMVLFERLFFALALYLDFLPVLALTFVILGICLWGIKMIERNKYTQLFLLGSLRKNESYFGYK, via the coding sequence ATGGAGAAACGGGTAAAATATTTAGATTTAATAAAATTCTTTGCGATATATTGTGTTCTTTTAGGACATGCCATGCAGTTTATTGGAAAGAATTTCTGGTCTAATCCGGTTTGGGAATTTATCTATTCTTTTCATTTGCCTTTGTTCATGATAATTAGTGGGTATTTTTTTTCTTCCTCTCTTCAACTTTCATTTGGAAGTTTTCTTAGAAAAAAAACAGCTCAACTGATTTTGCCCCCGCTAGTGTGGTATTTTATTCTATGTCTTTTGTATTGTTTCATTAATCCTTTTATTAATGAGAAAACAGCCTTGAAATTTTCCGTTCATGGACTGATAAGTAGTTTCTGGTTTTTAAAGTCTCTGTTTGGTTGTTATCTCATCGTATTTCTTTCCATGAAACTGATTAAGAATCAGTTGGCAGCATGTCTGATTACATGTATTGCTTTGTGTCTGATTCCATTTGGCGATCTGCTTTCCATTAATTTTCTGTTACCTTTTTTCTGGATTGGCTTCTTTTTCCAGAAATACAGAGTGTCTGTTGAGAAGAAAGCATTGTTTTTGTGGAAAGGGTGCCTGGTTTTATTCGCATTATCTTTGATTTTCTGGAATGGGAATTATACTATCTATAATAATCCGATAGAATTGCTCTCATTTAGTCCGTTCCATTTTGCTTTCGATTGTTTTCAGGTTATGTTATTCCGATTCTTTATAGGTCTGGTAGGAAGCTTCTTTTTTATTTTCTCCATACAGATGCTTTATAAAAGATCTGAAAATAATAAGCTGGTAGATATATGTTGTGTAATGGGAAAGTACACATTAGGTATTTATCTTCTTCAAATGGTTCTGTTTGAAAGATTATTTTTTGCCCTGGCTTTATATTTAGACTTCTTACCTGTTTTGGCTCTAACATTTGTAATTCTGGGAATATGCCTTTGGGGTATTAAAATGATTGAGAGAAATAAGTATACCCAGCTGTTTTTATTAGGCTCCTTACGGAAAAATGAGAGTTATTTCGGCTATAAATAG
- a CDS encoding acyltransferase family protein encodes MKQRIDYIDLAKGFCILLVILNHTFGPLSFGEPSRIFSCFRMPLYFFLSGLFFKKYAGLVNFTLRKTNKLLIPFVFFLVITYLFYCVKWLFEGRSDLILQLPFNIEKGFRLEDIYINGPLWFFVCLFETSAIFYLLTVFCDSLKIKEEGRKVIMAVICFLVGLIGFELGAHKIDLPLWIDTSLTAIPFYYTGSFLREKTNILLPNKLDKFIPVFLLIFGMIVYLMAKQVTMVLNEYQGSYLSFYVVAISGTLFVLLLSKLLLKVPVVSFLGRYSVIVLCTHMIAISILNRFFSFFIIANGWLSSLLILFFVALISIPVAKFFLRFFPKFVCQKDLIKVD; translated from the coding sequence ATGAAACAAAGGATAGACTATATTGATTTAGCAAAAGGTTTTTGTATTTTGCTTGTCATATTGAACCACACTTTTGGTCCGTTGAGTTTTGGTGAACCCAGCAGAATATTTTCATGCTTCAGAATGCCTTTGTATTTCTTCCTGTCAGGCTTGTTTTTTAAGAAATATGCAGGGCTTGTAAATTTTACACTTAGAAAGACCAATAAACTATTGATTCCGTTTGTTTTCTTTCTGGTTATAACTTATCTTTTCTATTGTGTAAAGTGGTTATTCGAGGGGCGATCTGATCTAATATTACAACTTCCTTTTAATATTGAAAAAGGATTCAGACTGGAAGATATTTATATAAATGGTCCTTTATGGTTTTTTGTCTGCTTGTTTGAAACTTCGGCTATATTCTATTTGCTGACTGTTTTTTGTGACAGTTTAAAAATAAAAGAAGAAGGACGAAAAGTGATTATGGCTGTAATTTGTTTTTTGGTTGGACTAATAGGTTTTGAATTAGGTGCTCATAAGATAGATCTGCCTCTTTGGATAGATACATCCCTCACTGCCATACCTTTCTATTATACAGGATCTTTTCTTAGAGAAAAAACAAATATTTTATTGCCAAACAAATTAGATAAGTTTATTCCGGTTTTCTTGCTGATCTTTGGAATGATAGTTTATCTTATGGCCAAACAGGTAACAATGGTATTAAATGAATATCAGGGAAGTTATCTCTCATTTTATGTAGTAGCTATAAGTGGAACATTGTTTGTATTACTGCTTTCAAAATTACTTTTGAAAGTTCCTGTAGTATCCTTTTTGGGTCGATATAGCGTAATTGTATTATGTACTCATATGATTGCGATATCTATTCTAAACAGATTTTTCTCTTTCTTTATTATTGCTAACGGTTGGTTGTCATCTTTATTAATATTGTTTTTTGTGGCCCTCATTTCAATTCCGGTAGCGAAATTCTTCCTGAGATTTTTTCCAAAATTTGTTTGCCAGAAAGATCTGATAAAAGTAGATTAA
- a CDS encoding EFR1 family ferrodoxin (N-terminal region resembles flavodoxins. C-terminal ferrodoxin region binds two 4Fe-4S clusters.): MIFYFSGTGNSEWIARQVAAYQNEKLISIADEMIDLNNTFQYTLGESEMIGFVFPVYSWAPPAIVKEFIKKICFTNYNSHYCFFICSCGDEAGLTLKIMHEVIRMKEWEWKAAFSVIMPNNYVSLPGFDTDPKELEKKKLDDSVGDVQRINGLLESRTEYYFDCKKGSFAFLKSRIINPLFNKYQVTSKPFYATDDCISCGLCEKHCPMHNVKVDEKPVWGDNCTSCLACYHICPRHAIHYGKATLKKHQYFHPEHKRY, encoded by the coding sequence ATGATATTTTATTTTTCGGGAACAGGAAACTCTGAATGGATAGCCCGACAGGTGGCGGCTTATCAGAATGAAAAGCTAATCTCCATTGCAGACGAAATGATTGATCTTAATAATACATTCCAATATACCTTGGGAGAGTCTGAAATGATTGGTTTTGTCTTCCCAGTCTATTCGTGGGCTCCACCTGCAATTGTGAAAGAGTTTATAAAGAAGATCTGTTTTACCAACTACAATAGCCATTATTGCTTTTTTATCTGCTCGTGTGGTGATGAAGCTGGATTGACTCTGAAGATTATGCATGAGGTTATCCGCATGAAAGAGTGGGAGTGGAAAGCTGCCTTTTCGGTTATTATGCCTAATAATTACGTCTCTTTACCTGGTTTTGATACGGATCCGAAGGAGTTGGAAAAGAAGAAACTGGATGATTCGGTTGGAGATGTTCAACGAATAAACGGTCTGTTGGAAAGTCGCACTGAATACTATTTTGATTGCAAAAAAGGGAGCTTTGCTTTTCTGAAGAGTCGGATTATAAATCCGCTGTTCAATAAATATCAGGTTACGTCAAAGCCATTCTATGCTACGGATGATTGTATTTCATGCGGATTATGTGAAAAACATTGCCCAATGCATAATGTTAAGGTGGATGAAAAGCCTGTGTGGGGCGATAATTGTACCTCGTGTCTTGCTTGTTATCATATTTGCCCACGTCATGCCATCCATTATGGTAAAGCTACGCTAAAGAAACATCAGTATTTTCATCCGGAGCATAAGCGATACTAA
- the thpR gene encoding RNA 2',3'-cyclic phosphodiesterase, which yields MRVYIGVDLPVYVKESLLESQFQMRKQGINGSWKPADYFHITLEFLGEMLPESVPPLAKIVENTIAEKRMFRLNIDKLGAFPSFPRAHTVWAGVSGSVGKLNQLWSDLHNELIKNGYELQKPPFRPHISLLSRLKESVANLSAFPIKRPGKFTVSEVIIFESKVVDGKRVYPALYHARLKK from the coding sequence ATGAGAGTATACATTGGAGTTGATCTGCCTGTTTATGTTAAGGAATCCCTTCTGGAATCACAATTTCAAATGAGAAAGCAGGGAATAAACGGTTCATGGAAACCAGCAGACTATTTTCACATAACACTCGAATTTCTGGGAGAAATGCTCCCAGAATCTGTTCCACCATTGGCTAAAATAGTAGAAAACACGATTGCCGAAAAAAGAATGTTCAGACTGAACATTGACAAACTCGGAGCTTTTCCCTCTTTTCCAAGGGCTCACACGGTATGGGCAGGAGTGAGTGGAAGTGTAGGAAAATTGAATCAACTCTGGAGCGATCTCCATAATGAACTAATAAAAAACGGATATGAATTACAAAAACCACCATTCCGGCCTCATATCTCTCTGCTTTCCCGTCTTAAAGAAAGTGTGGCCAACCTCTCTGCGTTTCCTATAAAAAGACCGGGGAAATTTACCGTTTCTGAGGTGATTATCTTTGAAAGTAAAGTAGTGGATGGCAAACGTGTCTATCCAGCTTTGTATCATGCCCGACTGAAAAAATAA
- a CDS encoding C1 family peptidase, protein MNKKIISTFALTLAIYANAQQNVGGISGDMLQSIKQSYQETASDKAIRNAIGGSDIRKLALNQDNLKGLDTYFSNKVESKGIADQKKSGRCWLFTGLNVMRARMISKYNLGPFEFSQNYCFFWDQLEKSNLFLQGVIDTYKKPMDDKMVEWLFKNPLSDGGQFTGISDIVGKYGLVPKEVMPETNSSDNTSQMASLLTTKLREFGLQLREEATKGVKQANLQKKKTEMLCTVYHMLALNLGVPPTEFTWTRTDVKGNPVNTKQYTPLSFFKEYINDDLTNNYVMIMNDPTREYHKNYEIDFDRHRYDGKNWTYVNLPVDEIKEMAIKSIKDSTMMYFSCDVGKFLNSERGLLDIRNYDYESLMGTTFGMNKKQRVQSFASGSSHAMTLMAVDLDQNGKPKKWMVENSWGSTNGYQGHLIMTDEWFDEYMFRLVVDKKYVPTKVLDILKQKPIRLPAWDPMFADEE, encoded by the coding sequence ATGAATAAAAAAATTATTTCAACCTTTGCTTTGACTCTGGCAATCTATGCCAATGCTCAGCAAAACGTTGGAGGCATATCGGGGGATATGCTGCAAAGTATCAAACAGAGCTATCAAGAGACTGCTTCGGACAAGGCTATCCGCAATGCTATAGGGGGTAGTGATATCCGCAAGCTAGCTTTAAATCAGGATAATCTGAAAGGTCTGGACACATATTTTTCAAACAAAGTAGAATCTAAAGGGATAGCCGATCAAAAGAAGTCGGGCCGTTGCTGGCTGTTTACCGGACTAAACGTGATGAGAGCCAGAATGATTTCCAAATACAATCTGGGGCCTTTTGAATTTTCACAGAATTACTGCTTCTTCTGGGATCAGCTGGAAAAATCGAACCTCTTTTTGCAGGGGGTAATCGACACGTATAAAAAACCAATGGATGATAAAATGGTGGAGTGGTTGTTTAAGAATCCATTGAGCGATGGCGGTCAGTTTACCGGTATCTCTGACATCGTTGGAAAATACGGATTGGTTCCAAAAGAAGTAATGCCTGAAACAAACAGCAGTGACAATACTTCCCAGATGGCCAGTCTGCTCACTACAAAACTTCGCGAATTTGGACTGCAATTGCGTGAAGAGGCGACAAAAGGCGTAAAACAGGCTAATCTGCAAAAGAAGAAAACTGAAATGTTGTGTACCGTCTATCACATGCTGGCTCTTAACTTAGGAGTTCCTCCCACAGAGTTTACATGGACACGTACGGATGTAAAGGGTAATCCGGTAAATACTAAACAGTATACTCCGCTGTCGTTCTTTAAAGAATACATAAACGATGATCTCACCAACAATTATGTGATGATAATGAACGATCCTACACGTGAGTATCATAAGAACTACGAGATTGACTTCGACCGTCACCGTTACGATGGAAAGAACTGGACGTATGTAAATCTTCCAGTTGACGAAATCAAAGAGATGGCTATCAAATCAATTAAAGACAGCACCATGATGTACTTCTCCTGCGACGTAGGCAAATTTCTCAATTCAGAAAGAGGTTTGCTTGATATCAGAAACTATGACTACGAATCTTTAATGGGGACAACTTTTGGAATGAACAAGAAACAAAGGGTACAAAGCTTCGCCAGTGGATCTTCTCACGCAATGACACTGATGGCTGTGGATCTGGATCAAAACGGAAAGCCAAAGAAATGGATGGTAGAGAATAGCTGGGGCTCAACCAACGGTTATCAGGGACACCTGATTATGACCGACGAATGGTTTGATGAATATATGTTCCGTTTGGTAGTCGATAAAAAGTATGTTCCAACAAAAGTGCTGGACATTCTGAAACAAAAGCCTATCCGCCTTCCGGCATGGGATCCTATGTTTGCTGACGAGGAATAA